The proteins below come from a single Streptomyces tubercidicus genomic window:
- a CDS encoding acyl carrier protein, producing the protein MTSVYEDEAVRSRVLEYLLRYVDDPAELEGMQLITGGVLNSLATVSLVGHLEKEFGVEVDDDDLEIENFDTLDSIVRFVQGKRA; encoded by the coding sequence GTGACTTCCGTATACGAGGACGAGGCCGTCCGATCCCGCGTTCTTGAGTACCTGCTGCGGTACGTGGACGACCCGGCCGAGCTGGAGGGCATGCAGCTCATCACCGGTGGGGTGCTGAACTCACTGGCGACGGTCTCGCTCGTCGGTCACCTTGAGAAGGAGTTCGGCGTCGAGGTCGACGACGACGACCTGGAGATCGAGAACTTCGACACGCTGGACAGCATCGTGCGGTTCGTGCAGGGGAAGCGGGCATGA
- a CDS encoding HAD-IIIC family phosphatase: MSREPVMSSELVKCVVWDLDGTVWDGVLSEGTGVELRPGIREVIDALDRRGILQSIVSKNDEKAALTELERLGIRDYFLVPHVSWQPKSELVRSIAERLNIGIDTLMFIDDSEFERAEVAFAHPQVRCVDAAEVSGLLARPELSRPVTEDGRGRRTMYAQAEQRNEYEKSFAGPQIEFLRSLQMRLTVAVATPDDLERAAELTERTHQLNTTGLTFSKAELRELMDRPDQTLLVAHLEDRFGAYGTIGLTLVGTSETEWRIRLFLMSCRVMGRNVGGAILRYLAQSAQTAQVRLTADFRPTGVNKPMYTVYRLAGFKKNSVEGPAQVLEMAPGLQHGYPDYLALSLPETTG; the protein is encoded by the coding sequence ATGTCGAGAGAGCCGGTCATGTCGAGTGAGCTGGTCAAGTGCGTCGTCTGGGATCTGGACGGCACGGTGTGGGACGGCGTGCTGTCCGAAGGCACCGGAGTAGAGCTGCGGCCCGGCATCCGCGAGGTGATCGACGCCCTGGACCGGCGCGGCATCCTGCAGTCGATCGTCAGCAAGAACGACGAGAAGGCGGCGCTCACCGAACTCGAACGGCTGGGCATCCGCGACTACTTCCTGGTGCCGCACGTCTCGTGGCAGCCGAAGTCCGAGCTGGTGCGGTCCATAGCCGAGCGGCTCAACATTGGCATCGACACACTGATGTTCATCGACGACTCCGAGTTTGAGCGGGCCGAGGTAGCCTTCGCGCATCCTCAGGTGCGGTGCGTGGACGCCGCCGAGGTCTCGGGGCTGCTCGCGAGGCCCGAGCTGTCCCGCCCGGTGACCGAGGACGGGCGCGGCCGCCGCACCATGTACGCACAGGCGGAGCAGCGCAACGAGTACGAGAAGTCGTTCGCCGGGCCGCAGATCGAGTTCCTCAGGTCGCTGCAGATGCGGCTCACCGTCGCGGTGGCCACCCCCGACGACCTGGAGCGCGCCGCGGAACTGACCGAGCGTACGCACCAGCTCAACACGACCGGTCTGACGTTCTCCAAGGCGGAGCTCCGTGAACTGATGGACCGGCCGGACCAGACGCTCCTGGTCGCCCATCTGGAGGACCGCTTCGGCGCGTACGGGACGATCGGCCTCACCCTGGTCGGCACGTCGGAGACCGAGTGGCGGATCAGGCTGTTCCTGATGTCCTGCCGGGTCATGGGGCGCAACGTCGGGGGCGCGATCCTGCGGTATCTGGCCCAGTCCGCCCAGACTGCACAGGTGCGTCTGACGGCGGACTTCAGGCCCACCGGGGTCAACAAGCCGATGTACACGGTTTACCGCCTGGCGGGCTTCAAGAAGAACTCGGTCGAGGGACCCGCACAGGTGCTGGAGATGGCGCCCGGCCTGCAGCACGGCTACCCCGATTACCTCGCGCTGTCGCTCCCCGAGACAACGGGCTGA
- a CDS encoding acyl-CoA dehydrogenase family protein — translation MSEPPPTAEELGRLLLPLADEIDAAKAVPPGVLKTVAESGALAAMVPAEYGGRPMNHREYGELSRAVAHTSASLQSLLTVHGMVCASLSRWGSEAARRQLLPRLASGELLGAFGLTEDGAGSDAQAIGTTAMPEEEPGASDGPSADAGAGAQTWWRLDGTKRWLSFGQVAGCFLVFAKHGDRSVGFLVRRDDPGVTVEPSRPTSGFRSAMLADLHMDGCRVPADRMVGRPGFGVAQVAGSALSLGRLCVAYGSLGLAEACCDAMLGHTSGRRQFGGRLIDLQLVRGLISDAVVDTEAARLLCEQAARAMDSRGGRLIEQVLTAKLAASRAAGTASAAAAQLHGAVGLVDGGPVDRWVRDARVMQVIEGSTQLLQHLLAEESLQSFRVRRRDPRYPFVQGADHVERAGHVE, via the coding sequence ATGAGCGAGCCGCCGCCGACCGCGGAGGAACTGGGGCGGCTGCTGTTGCCGCTCGCCGACGAGATCGACGCCGCGAAGGCGGTGCCGCCCGGTGTGCTGAAGACGGTCGCCGAGTCCGGGGCGCTGGCCGCGATGGTGCCCGCCGAGTACGGCGGACGGCCGATGAACCACCGGGAGTACGGCGAGCTGAGCCGGGCGGTGGCGCACACCTCCGCGTCGTTGCAGAGCCTGCTGACCGTGCACGGCATGGTGTGCGCGAGCCTGAGCCGCTGGGGGTCGGAGGCCGCCCGGCGGCAGCTGTTGCCGCGCCTCGCCTCCGGCGAGCTGCTCGGCGCGTTCGGTCTCACCGAGGACGGTGCGGGCAGCGACGCGCAGGCGATCGGGACGACCGCGATGCCGGAGGAGGAGCCGGGAGCTTCGGACGGACCCAGCGCGGATGCGGGTGCTGGAGCGCAGACGTGGTGGCGCCTGGACGGCACGAAGCGATGGCTTTCCTTCGGGCAGGTCGCGGGCTGTTTCCTGGTCTTCGCCAAGCACGGCGACCGCAGTGTGGGATTCCTCGTCCGGCGCGACGACCCGGGCGTCACGGTGGAGCCGAGCCGCCCCACCAGTGGCTTCCGCAGCGCCATGCTGGCCGACCTGCATATGGACGGCTGCCGCGTCCCCGCCGACCGCATGGTGGGCCGTCCCGGCTTCGGCGTCGCCCAAGTGGCGGGCAGTGCCCTGTCGTTGGGGCGACTCTGTGTCGCGTACGGCTCCTTGGGACTCGCCGAGGCGTGCTGCGACGCGATGCTCGGCCACACCAGCGGCCGCAGGCAGTTCGGCGGCCGGCTGATCGATCTGCAGCTCGTCCGCGGTCTGATCAGCGATGCCGTGGTCGACACCGAGGCGGCGCGGCTGCTGTGCGAGCAGGCGGCGCGGGCCATGGACAGTCGGGGCGGCCGACTGATCGAGCAGGTGCTCACCGCCAAGCTCGCGGCGTCCCGCGCGGCGGGCACGGCGTCGGCCGCGGCCGCGCAACTGCACGGCGCGGTGGGCCTGGTGGACGGGGGCCCGGTGGACCGCTGGGTCCGGGACGCCCGGGTCATGCAGGTCATCGAGGGCAGCACGCAGCTGCTGCAGCATCTGCTGGCCGAGGAGAGCCTGCAGAGTTTCCGAGTACGCCGCCGCGATCCTCGGTATCCGTTCGTGCAAGGAGCTGATCATGTCGAGAGAGCCGGTCATGTCGAGTGA
- a CDS encoding non-ribosomal peptide synthetase, with the protein MLDPIDDKWPLTAAQLGVWFAGSLGPGGSVYNVGERVEIHGPIMPDILERAHRIVLDEAEALRFTITQGPDGPLQVAGAAHVPVRRVDFSAEADPREAAEAWMRSDMDTAFDLVQGPLYAPALLAIDPAFHILYSRYHHVVMDAWSSALITRRTAQVYSDLVTDQPDGGTPFPSFRTLLEHESSYRGSEEYEADRRYWLKRLRNAPAPVSLSSRPYRRPTDIRRRRAALSARLSDTLRSTAAKLGVSWSVLAVVATAAYVGAVTGESAVSVGLPVSGRLDEIERDTPGMTVNVVPLQITVEPELALSKVAKQVWAQTTRASRHSRYRMEDLRRDLTWSTGGGLPYGPVVNVMAFDYDIHFGGHPAKASSISQRYTDDFSIAFHEGEREGAIEVYFDANDHMYSQEEFDAHVARFLLFLERIADAGPDRRIGSLSLLTADERERVLGAWCGSSAVEVPEGTAAAVFEARVAEAPGAAAVVSGDGNTVYTYGELNARANRLARLLVEQGLGPEQLVALALPRSPELVVAVLAVLKAGAAYLPVDTDYPVERIRFMLQDAGPSAVLVDSASATRLPNDGFTTLTLDDPQVEARLTGLSEADLTAADRAGALVAEHPAYVIYTSGSTGVPKGVVAHHAGLVNLAFAQSEQWRIGAGSRVLQFASPSFDAAASEIFTALLSGGALVTADAEQLAPGAALTKVLRDAGVSHCTLPPSALPLLDVADVPRAMTLVVAGEACGPDTIERWSAGRRMINAYGPSETTVCATMSELLSGSVIPPIGRPIGNVRVYVLDAGLSPVPPGVPGELYVAGAGVARGYLGRSGLTAQRFVADPYGEPGTRMYRTGDLARWNNDGTLHFLGRTDDQVKLRGFRIELGEVEAALTACPGITTATVVIREDRPGDRRLVAYVTPETPGELDAGRVKSAVAQRLPEYMVPSALVVVDALPLMPNGKLDRKALPAPDYTTGTARLRAPRDAREEILAGLFAEVLGIEPDRVGVEDGFFELGGHSLLAMRLIGRIRAVLGTELTIRDLFTAPTVATLARLLETGANPAAAIGRPALIPAARPERIPLSFAQRRLWFLHRLEGPSATYNVPVVLRLTGALDTAALRAALGDVVARHEALRTVFPDVDGQPHQDIRPADQARPEMTVETIDQADLAAAVDRAVRHPFDLATELPLRATLFTLADTVNEHVLVLTIHHIAGDGWSMSPLATDLSTAYTARHQGHTPTWPPLPVQYADYTLWQHQLLGDDTNPHSLLATQLDYWKHTLAGLPERIELPTDQPYPEQAGYEGASVPVQIDAELHQALTALARSRQTTVFMVLQAALGVLLHRLGAGTDIPIGTPVAGRGEDELDNLVGFFVNTLVLRTDLSGDPTFAELLDRVRETNLSAYAHQDVPFENLVEAVNPTRSLAHHPLHQVTLAFNNTPPTSVNFPEVDAVREFADVRAARMDLTVNLAEQHGADGSPDGIAGVITYRTDLFEPGTVTALVDRLLRVLRAVADAPGRRVTSVDVLTDDERRRILTEWNDTATPVPSGTVPELFQAQVRATPDATALIADGTHTSYADLNTRANQLARHLMEQGVGPEHMVALGLPRSPDLIIALLAVLKAGAAYLPIDTDYPVDRIRFMVQDARPALVLTHTVTTAPWAEATPTLCLDDPSFQGQLAALDATDPATALRPEHPAYVIYTSGSTGVPKGVVAHHAGLVNLAFAQSEQWRIGAGSRVLQFASPSFDAAASEIFTALLSGGALVLAGAERLMPGEALGGVQRDAGVTHCTLPPSALNVLDVADVPGAMTLVVAGEACGPDTIERWSAGRRMVNAYGPSETTVCATMSEPLSGSVIPPIGRPIGNVRVYVLDAGLSPVPPGVPGELYVAGAGVARGYLGRSALTAQRFVADPYGEPGTRMYRTGDLARWNNDGTLHFLGRADDQVKLRGFRIELGEVEAALTACPGITTATVVIREDRPGDRRLVAYVTPETPGELDAGRVKSAVAQRLPEYMVPTALVPLTELPLTPNGKIDRKALPPPDYTTGNASTSRAPGTPEEKTLTSLFADVLGLDPAHIGVDDGFFALGGDSISSIVLVSRAREAGLGLSPRDIFKHHTPRNLARTARPLADSDSGPVADDGTGRVPLTPIMRWLVEPEHSFDAFFQARLVQVPAGIGRGPLAEVVQSLLDRHDLLRARLTRDDDGNAGALEVPPARGAEARTADEVLTRVDCADATAPERERLLADHARQAQQGLAPYDGVMLQAVWFDNGPQEPGRLLLTIHHLVVDGVSWRIILPDLAAAGAAVLDGRAPELAPVPTSFKNWAERLGPLAVDPRRTAALAHWAETPSGSEPEPTLGDRELDAGIDTAEQLLSLHVSVPVELSEALVTRVPTALHAGVDDVLLTAFVLAHAQWRTTRGDAGGTGSTGATSVLVDVEGHGRENLFDGVDTSRTVGWFTAMAPVRLDPGRVSWADVRRGGPAAGRALQRVKEQLRTASELRTDYGLLRYLNPDTAPVLAALPGPQVAFNYFGRVGAGRARRESDRQQADWQQVDGATATGGLDPRMRLTHALMVNAVTTEGPSGPQLTATWSWPRGVLARADVERLGQGWVTYLKALAAHVDGPEKAGRTPSDLSLVSLSQNQISRLERKWRTKR; encoded by the coding sequence GTGCTGGATCCCATTGATGATAAATGGCCGTTGACGGCTGCTCAGTTGGGCGTCTGGTTCGCAGGTTCCTTAGGGCCGGGCGGCTCTGTGTACAACGTCGGTGAGCGGGTCGAGATCCATGGGCCGATCATGCCCGACATTCTTGAGAGAGCACACCGGATTGTTCTCGATGAGGCAGAGGCACTGCGGTTCACGATCACGCAGGGGCCGGACGGTCCGCTTCAGGTCGCCGGTGCCGCACACGTGCCGGTGCGCAGGGTCGATTTCAGTGCCGAAGCGGATCCGCGAGAAGCGGCCGAGGCATGGATGCGGTCGGACATGGACACCGCGTTCGACCTGGTCCAGGGGCCGCTGTACGCCCCCGCGCTGCTTGCCATCGACCCGGCTTTCCATATTCTGTACAGCCGTTACCATCACGTTGTGATGGATGCGTGGAGTTCCGCGCTGATCACTCGGCGTACCGCCCAGGTTTACTCGGACTTGGTCACGGATCAACCGGACGGCGGGACTCCATTTCCCTCGTTCCGAACCCTGCTGGAACACGAGAGCAGTTACCGCGGTTCGGAAGAGTACGAAGCCGACCGTCGGTACTGGCTCAAGCGACTCCGCAATGCCCCCGCACCGGTCAGTCTGTCCAGCCGGCCGTACCGCAGGCCGACGGACATTCGCCGGCGGCGTGCGGCGCTCAGTGCGCGGCTGTCGGACACCTTGCGTTCCACGGCCGCAAAACTCGGCGTCAGCTGGTCCGTATTGGCTGTGGTGGCAACGGCGGCTTATGTGGGGGCCGTCACAGGAGAGAGCGCCGTGTCCGTGGGACTTCCCGTCTCGGGCCGCCTGGATGAGATCGAGCGCGATACACCGGGAATGACGGTCAACGTCGTTCCACTCCAGATCACGGTGGAGCCCGAACTGGCCTTGTCCAAGGTGGCAAAGCAGGTCTGGGCCCAGACGACCCGCGCGTCCCGGCACAGCCGGTACCGAATGGAGGACCTGCGCCGCGACCTCACCTGGTCGACAGGTGGCGGCCTCCCTTACGGCCCCGTCGTCAATGTCATGGCATTCGACTACGACATCCACTTCGGCGGCCACCCGGCGAAGGCGAGCAGCATCTCGCAGCGCTACACCGACGACTTCTCCATCGCCTTCCACGAGGGCGAGCGCGAAGGCGCCATCGAGGTGTACTTCGACGCGAACGACCACATGTACAGCCAGGAAGAATTCGACGCTCACGTCGCGCGGTTTCTGCTTTTCCTGGAGCGAATCGCGGACGCCGGTCCTGACCGGCGGATCGGCTCGTTGAGTCTGCTGACCGCTGATGAGCGGGAGCGTGTGCTGGGGGCGTGGTGCGGTTCGTCGGCGGTCGAGGTGCCGGAGGGCACGGCTGCGGCTGTGTTCGAGGCGCGGGTCGCCGAGGCGCCGGGTGCGGCGGCGGTGGTGTCGGGGGACGGCAACACCGTCTACACGTACGGCGAGTTGAACGCACGGGCGAACCGGCTGGCTCGGCTGCTCGTCGAACAGGGCTTGGGCCCGGAGCAGTTGGTGGCCCTTGCCCTGCCCCGGTCGCCGGAGCTTGTGGTCGCGGTCCTCGCCGTACTGAAGGCGGGGGCGGCGTACCTGCCGGTGGACACGGACTACCCGGTGGAGCGGATCCGCTTCATGCTCCAGGACGCCGGTCCGAGTGCGGTACTGGTGGACTCCGCTTCCGCGACACGGCTGCCGAACGACGGCTTCACCACACTCACCCTGGACGATCCGCAGGTCGAGGCTCGCCTGACGGGACTGTCCGAGGCAGATCTGACGGCTGCCGACCGGGCGGGCGCGCTGGTTGCCGAGCATCCCGCGTACGTCATCTACACCTCGGGGTCGACGGGTGTGCCCAAGGGCGTCGTCGCCCACCACGCCGGACTGGTCAACCTCGCCTTCGCCCAGAGCGAGCAGTGGCGGATCGGTGCGGGCAGCCGCGTGCTGCAGTTCGCCTCACCCAGCTTCGACGCCGCCGCCTCGGAGATCTTCACCGCCCTCCTCTCCGGCGGCGCCCTGGTGACCGCCGACGCGGAGCAACTGGCGCCGGGGGCGGCACTGACCAAGGTGCTGCGGGACGCGGGCGTCAGCCACTGCACGCTGCCGCCGTCCGCGCTGCCTCTCCTGGACGTGGCGGATGTGCCGCGGGCGATGACGCTGGTCGTGGCGGGCGAGGCCTGCGGGCCCGACACGATCGAGCGGTGGTCCGCCGGCCGACGGATGATCAACGCGTACGGTCCGTCGGAGACGACGGTCTGTGCGACGATGAGCGAGCTGCTCTCCGGGTCGGTCATCCCGCCGATCGGTCGTCCGATCGGGAACGTGCGCGTCTATGTGCTGGACGCGGGACTCTCCCCCGTACCGCCTGGTGTACCCGGTGAGCTGTACGTGGCCGGGGCCGGTGTCGCCCGGGGATATCTGGGGCGCTCCGGACTGACCGCGCAGCGCTTCGTCGCCGATCCCTATGGCGAGCCGGGTACCCGCATGTACCGCACCGGCGACCTCGCCCGCTGGAACAACGACGGCACCCTGCACTTCCTCGGCCGTACCGACGATCAGGTCAAGCTGCGCGGCTTCCGCATCGAACTCGGCGAAGTCGAAGCCGCGCTGACCGCCTGCCCGGGAATCACCACCGCCACCGTGGTCATCCGCGAGGACCGGCCCGGCGACCGACGCCTCGTCGCCTACGTCACACCCGAGACCCCCGGTGAGCTGGACGCCGGGCGCGTCAAGTCGGCCGTCGCCCAGCGGCTGCCGGAGTACATGGTGCCCTCCGCGCTGGTGGTCGTGGACGCGTTGCCGTTGATGCCGAACGGCAAGCTGGACCGCAAGGCGCTGCCCGCACCCGACTACACCACCGGCACCGCACGGCTGCGGGCTCCGCGCGATGCGCGCGAGGAGATCCTCGCCGGTCTCTTCGCCGAAGTCCTCGGCATCGAGCCCGACCGCGTCGGCGTCGAGGACGGTTTCTTCGAACTCGGTGGGCATTCGCTCCTCGCGATGCGGCTGATCGGCCGGATACGCGCGGTGCTCGGTACGGAACTGACCATCCGGGACCTGTTCACCGCTCCCACCGTCGCCACACTGGCCCGGCTCCTGGAGACCGGCGCCAACCCCGCCGCCGCCATCGGGCGTCCGGCGCTGATACCGGCGGCCCGCCCCGAGCGGATACCGCTGTCCTTCGCCCAACGCCGCCTGTGGTTCCTCCACCGCCTCGAAGGCCCCAGCGCGACCTACAACGTGCCCGTCGTGCTCCGCCTGACCGGCGCGCTGGACACGGCGGCGCTGCGCGCGGCGCTGGGTGATGTGGTGGCCCGGCACGAGGCACTGCGGACGGTCTTCCCCGATGTCGACGGTCAGCCGCATCAGGACATCAGGCCAGCGGACCAAGCCCGCCCCGAGATGACCGTCGAGACGATCGACCAGGCCGACCTGGCCGCCGCCGTGGACCGCGCGGTACGCCACCCCTTCGACCTGGCCACCGAACTCCCCCTGCGCGCCACCCTGTTCACCCTCGCCGACACGGTGAACGAGCACGTCCTGGTCCTGACGATCCACCACATCGCGGGCGACGGATGGTCCATGAGCCCCCTGGCCACCGACCTGAGCACCGCCTACACCGCCCGCCACCAAGGCCACACCCCCACCTGGCCTCCCCTACCGGTCCAATACGCCGACTACACCCTGTGGCAACACCAACTCCTGGGCGACGACACCAACCCCCACAGCCTCCTGGCCACACAACTCGACTACTGGAAACACACCCTCGCCGGACTCCCGGAACGCATCGAACTCCCCACCGACCAGCCGTATCCCGAGCAGGCCGGATATGAAGGCGCATCGGTACCGGTGCAGATCGACGCCGAACTGCACCAGGCCCTGACCGCTCTGGCCCGCTCCCGCCAGACGACGGTGTTCATGGTGCTCCAGGCCGCCCTCGGCGTCCTCCTGCACCGCCTCGGCGCCGGCACGGACATCCCCATCGGCACCCCCGTCGCCGGACGCGGCGAGGACGAACTCGACAACCTCGTCGGCTTCTTCGTCAATACCCTCGTCCTGCGCACAGACCTGTCCGGCGACCCCACCTTCGCCGAACTCCTCGACCGCGTCCGCGAGACCAACCTGAGCGCATACGCCCACCAAGACGTACCGTTCGAGAACCTGGTCGAAGCGGTCAATCCGACCCGGTCGCTGGCCCACCACCCGCTCCACCAGGTCACGCTGGCGTTCAACAACACCCCGCCCACCAGCGTGAACTTCCCGGAGGTGGACGCCGTACGGGAGTTCGCCGACGTTCGGGCCGCCCGGATGGACCTCACGGTCAATCTCGCCGAGCAGCATGGCGCGGACGGGTCCCCGGACGGCATCGCCGGTGTGATCACCTACCGTACCGACCTGTTCGAGCCGGGCACGGTGACAGCTCTGGTGGATCGGCTGCTGCGCGTGCTGCGAGCGGTCGCGGACGCCCCCGGCCGACGCGTCACCTCCGTCGACGTCCTGACCGACGACGAACGCCGCCGGATCCTCACGGAGTGGAACGACACCGCCACTCCCGTACCCTCCGGCACCGTCCCAGAGCTGTTCCAGGCCCAGGTGCGGGCCACGCCCGACGCCACCGCGCTGATAGCCGACGGCACCCACACCTCGTACGCCGACCTCAACACCCGCGCCAACCAGTTGGCCCGGCACCTGATGGAGCAAGGCGTCGGACCCGAGCACATGGTCGCCCTCGGGCTGCCCCGCTCGCCGGACCTCATCATCGCGCTGCTCGCCGTACTCAAGGCGGGCGCCGCCTATCTGCCGATCGACACCGACTACCCGGTCGACCGCATCCGCTTCATGGTCCAGGACGCCCGCCCCGCCCTCGTCCTCACCCACACCGTCACCACCGCTCCGTGGGCCGAAGCGACCCCCACCCTCTGTCTCGACGACCCCTCCTTCCAGGGCCAGTTGGCCGCGCTGGACGCCACCGACCCGGCCACCGCGCTCCGCCCCGAGCACCCGGCGTACGTCATCTACACCTCGGGGTCGACGGGTGTGCCCAAGGGCGTCGTCGCCCACCACGCCGGACTGGTCAACCTCGCCTTCGCCCAGAGCGAGCAGTGGCGGATCGGTGCGGGCAGCCGCGTGCTGCAGTTCGCCTCACCCAGCTTCGACGCCGCCGCCTCGGAGATCTTCACCGCCCTCCTCTCCGGCGGCGCCCTCGTGCTGGCCGGCGCGGAGCGGCTGATGCCCGGTGAAGCGCTCGGTGGTGTGCAGCGGGATGCCGGAGTGACGCACTGCACGCTGCCGCCGTCCGCGCTGAACGTGCTGGACGTGGCGGATGTGCCGGGGGCGATGACGCTGGTCGTGGCGGGTGAGGCCTGCGGGCCCGACACGATCGAGCGGTGGTCCGCCGGCCGACGGATGGTCAACGCGTACGGTCCGTCGGAGACGACGGTCTGTGCGACGATGAGCGAGCCGCTCTCAGGGTCGGTCATCCCGCCGATCGGCCGTCCGATCGGGAACGTGCGCGTCTATGTGCTGGACGCGGGACTCTCCCCCGTACCGCCCGGTGTACCCGGTGAGCTGTACGTGGCCGGGGCCGGCGTCGCCCGCGGATATCTGGGACGCTCCGCACTGACCGCGCAGCGCTTCGTCGCCGACCCCTATGGCGAGCCGGGCACCCGCATGTACCGCACCGGCGACCTCGCCCGCTGGAACAACGACGGCACCCTGCACTTCCTCGGCCGCGCCGACGACCAGGTCAAGCTGCGCGGCTTCCGCATCGAACTCGGCGAAGTCGAAGCCGCGCTGACCGCCTGCCCGGGAATCACCACCGCCACCGTGGTCATCCGCGAGGACCGGCCCGGCGACCGACGCCTCGTCGCCTACGTCACACCCGAGACCCCCGGTGAGCTGGACGCCGGGCGCGTCAAGTCGGCCGTCGCCCAGCGGCTGCCGGAGTACATGGTCCCCACAGCCCTCGTCCCCCTCACCGAACTTCCCCTGACCCCCAACGGGAAGATCGACCGCAAGGCGCTGCCCCCGCCCGACTACACCACCGGCAACGCATCCACCAGCCGCGCCCCCGGCACGCCCGAAGAGAAGACCCTCACGTCCCTCTTCGCGGACGTCCTCGGCCTCGACCCCGCCCACATCGGGGTCGACGACGGGTTCTTCGCCCTCGGCGGCGACAGCATCAGCTCCATCGTCCTGGTCAGCCGAGCCCGCGAGGCCGGCCTGGGCCTCTCGCCCCGCGACATCTTCAAGCACCACACCCCGAGGAACCTGGCGCGCACCGCTCGGCCCCTGGCCGACAGCGATTCCGGGCCGGTGGCGGACGACGGTACGGGCCGGGTGCCGCTGACGCCCATCATGCGGTGGCTCGTCGAGCCGGAGCACTCCTTCGACGCGTTCTTCCAGGCGAGGCTCGTCCAAGTGCCCGCCGGTATCGGCCGCGGCCCGCTGGCGGAGGTCGTGCAGTCCCTCCTCGACCGTCACGACCTGCTGCGGGCCCGCCTGACGCGCGACGATGACGGGAACGCCGGGGCGCTGGAGGTTCCTCCGGCCCGCGGGGCGGAGGCGCGCACGGCGGACGAGGTGCTGACCCGGGTGGACTGCGCCGACGCGACCGCGCCCGAGCGTGAGCGGCTCCTTGCCGACCACGCCCGGCAGGCGCAGCAGGGTCTGGCGCCGTACGACGGGGTCATGCTGCAGGCCGTGTGGTTCGACAACGGCCCCCAGGAGCCCGGCAGGCTGCTGCTCACGATCCACCACCTCGTGGTGGACGGCGTCTCCTGGCGGATCATCCTCCCCGACCTCGCCGCCGCCGGAGCGGCCGTACTTGACGGGCGAGCACCGGAGTTGGCGCCGGTGCCGACCTCCTTCAAGAACTGGGCGGAGCGGCTCGGCCCGCTCGCCGTCGACCCGCGTCGTACCGCCGCCCTCGCGCACTGGGCCGAGACCCCATCTGGATCCGAGCCCGAACCCACGCTTGGCGACCGGGAGTTGGATGCCGGGATCGACACGGCGGAGCAGTTGCTCTCGCTGCACGTGTCGGTGCCGGTGGAGCTGTCGGAGGCGCTGGTCACCCGGGTGCCCACCGCGCTGCACGCCGGTGTCGACGACGTGCTCCTGACGGCTTTCGTCCTCGCGCACGCCCAGTGGCGTACCACGCGCGGTGACGCGGGCGGCACGGGTTCAACGGGTGCGACCTCTGTGCTGGTCGATGTCGAAGGGCACGGCAGGGAGAACCTGTTCGACGGGGTGGACACGTCCCGGACAGTGGGCTGGTTCACCGCCATGGCACCCGTGCGGCTCGATCCGGGCCGGGTGTCCTGGGCCGATGTCCGGCGCGGCGGTCCTGCCGCCGGGCGGGCTCTGCAGCGGGTCAAGGAGCAGCTGCGCACCGCGTCGGAGCTGCGTACCGACTATGGGCTGCTGCGCTACCTCAACCCCGATACCGCGCCGGTGCTCGCCGCGCTGCCCGGCCCGCAAGTGGCGTTCAACTACTTCGGGCGGGTCGGCGCAGGCCGGGCCCGCCGGGAGTCGGACCGGCAGCAGGCGGACTGGCAGCAGGTGGACGGCGCCACGGCCACCGGCGGCCTCGACCCGCGGATGCGTCTGACGCATGCGCTGATGGTGAACGCGGTGACGACCGAAGGGCCGTCGGGCCCGCAGCTGACGGCCACGTGGTCGTGGCCGCGGGGCGTGCTGGCGCGCGCGGACGTGGAGCGGCTCGGTCAGGGCTGGGTCACGTATCTGAAGGCGCTCGCCGCGCACGTCGACGGTCCCGAGAAGGCCGGCCGTACGCCGTCTGACCTGTCCCTGGTCAGCCTCAGCCAGAACCAGATCAGCCGGCTTGAGAGGAAGTGGAGGACGAAGCGTTGA